In one window of Bacillota bacterium DNA:
- a CDS encoding branched-chain amino acid ABC transporter substrate-binding protein, whose protein sequence is MPHLRWNRAFGAAGLLAALLLAAACGGGAQSANGGGNSGLQVIQIATQSPLSGDESVQGIALKNGAALKLKQEYDQFKAMGFDVRLDPQDDKGDPNTGVANAQKLAADPQVLAVVGHLDSGVMIPSEAQYHPAQLPIVSPANTNPDVTSKYKYPEISRICGRDDVQGPVGAIFAKDQLGVKTVFVIDNITAYGTGVANAFKQKAQELGLQVVGSQSVDKSETDYSNVLTQIQQKKPDLVYYGGLYQGFALMLNQAAAKGIHTKWMGPDGVFSNGLVATAKENAIGVYATSVAAPTDLTPGGKQFIDAYKAEYGDNPDPYAIYGYDAMGVVLQGLKDAIQKNGGKLPTRAQVRDAIRAIKDYQGALVKVGFDDIGDNMYAGYYVYQITSANASTTGDAKLLAQYDPKGHRVGQ, encoded by the coding sequence ATGCCTCACCTTCGCTGGAACCGCGCCTTCGGCGCCGCCGGCCTTCTCGCCGCCCTGCTGCTGGCGGCCGCCTGTGGGGGCGGCGCACAGTCGGCCAACGGCGGCGGGAATTCAGGGCTCCAGGTGATCCAGATCGCCACCCAGAGCCCGCTCTCCGGCGACGAGTCGGTGCAGGGGATCGCGCTCAAGAACGGCGCTGCGCTCAAGCTGAAGCAGGAGTACGACCAGTTCAAGGCGATGGGCTTCGACGTCCGGCTCGACCCGCAGGACGACAAGGGTGACCCCAACACGGGCGTGGCCAACGCCCAGAAGCTGGCGGCCGATCCGCAGGTGCTGGCGGTGGTCGGGCACCTCGACTCCGGCGTGATGATCCCCTCGGAGGCGCAGTACCATCCGGCCCAGCTGCCCATCGTCTCGCCGGCCAACACCAACCCCGACGTGACGAGCAAGTACAAGTACCCCGAGATCAGCCGGATCTGCGGCCGGGACGACGTCCAGGGACCCGTGGGCGCCATCTTCGCGAAGGACCAGCTGGGCGTGAAGACGGTCTTCGTCATCGACAACATCACGGCCTACGGGACCGGCGTGGCCAACGCCTTCAAGCAGAAGGCCCAGGAGCTGGGCCTGCAGGTGGTCGGCTCCCAGTCGGTGGACAAGAGCGAGACCGACTACTCCAACGTGCTCACCCAGATCCAGCAGAAGAAGCCCGACCTGGTCTACTACGGCGGTCTCTACCAGGGCTTCGCCCTGATGCTCAACCAGGCGGCGGCCAAGGGGATCCACACCAAGTGGATGGGACCGGACGGCGTCTTCTCCAACGGTCTCGTGGCCACGGCGAAGGAGAACGCGATCGGCGTCTACGCCACCTCGGTGGCGGCGCCCACCGACCTGACGCCCGGCGGGAAGCAGTTCATCGACGCCTACAAGGCGGAGTACGGCGACAACCCCGACCCCTACGCCATCTACGGCTATGACGCCATGGGCGTCGTCCTCCAGGGGCTGAAGGACGCCATCCAGAAGAATGGCGGCAAGCTCCCCACCCGGGCCCAGGTGCGCGATGCGATCCGGGCCATCAAGGACTACCAGGGTGCGCTGGTCAAGGTCGGCTTCGACGACATCGGCGACAACATGTACGCGGGCTACTACGTCTACCAGATCACCAGCGCCAACGCCTCCACGACCGGAGACGCCAAGCTGCTGGCCCAGTACGACCCGAAAGGCCATCGGGTCGGCCAGTAG